The Sebastes fasciatus isolate fSebFas1 chromosome 13, fSebFas1.pri, whole genome shotgun sequence genome includes a region encoding these proteins:
- the smarca4a gene encoding transcription activator BRG1 isoform X4 produces the protein MSTPDPPMGGTPRPGPSPGPGPSPGGMMGPSPGPSPGSAHSMMGPSPGPPGSGHPHPPQGPSGYPQDNMHQMHKPMEAMHEKGMPDDPRYAQMKGMSMRPGGHSGMGPPPSPMDQHSQGYPSPLGGSEHAPSPVPANGPPSGPMMPVGPPGPGAGPMEGSGDPNQGMGQSNRGPPQGPGGPGGAVCVPGAAGGPAPFNQNQLHQLRAQIMAYKMLARSQPLPEHLQMAVQGKRPMPGMQQPPLPNMPPATGPGGGPVAGPGPAQANYNRPHGMVGPNMVPPGPAGVPPGMQGPPTNGPPKSWPEGPMVNAAAPSNPPQKLIPPQPTGRPSPAPPSVPPAASPVMPPQMQSPGQPAQPPPMMLHQKQNRITPIQKPRGLDPVEILQEREYRLQARIAHRIQELENLPGSLAGDLRTKATIELKALRLLNFQRQLRQEVVVCMRRDTALETALNAKAYKRSKRQSLREARITEKLEKQQKIEQERKRRQKHQEYLNSILQHAKDFKEYHRSITAKLQKATKAVATYHANTEREQKKENERIEKERMRRLMAEDEEGYRKLIDQKKDKRLAYLLQQTDEYVANLTELVRAHKAVQALKEKKKKKKKKKPENMEGGAPTLGPDGEPLDETSQMSDLPVKVIHMDSGKILTGMEAPKAGQLETWLEMNPGYEIAPRSDSEESGSEEEEEEEDEEEERPHSSATPAAEEKKKIPDPDIEEVNEVDVLHIIEHAKQDVDDEYGNASFNRGLQSYYAVAHAVTERVDKQSTLLINGQLKQYQVKGLEWLVSLYNNNLNGILADEMGLGKTIQTIALITYLMEMKRLNGPFLIIVPLSTLSNWVYEFDKWAPSVVKVSYKGSPAARRAFVPILRSGKFNVLLTTYEYIIKDKQVLAKLRWKYMIVDEGHRMKNHHCKLTQVLNTHYLAPRRVLLTGTPLQNKLPELWALLNFLLPTIFKSCTTFEQWFNAPFAMTGEKVDLNEEETILIIRRLHKVLRPFLLRRLKKEVEAQLPEKVEYVIKCDMSALQRVLYRHMQAKGVLLTDGSEKDKKGKGGTKTLMNTIMQLRKICNHPYMFQHIEESFSEHLGYSGGIVSGPDLYRSSGKFELLDRILPKLRATNHKVLLFCQMTTLMTIMEDYFAYRNFKYLRLDGTTKAEDRGMLLKTFNEPGSDYFVFLLSTRAGGLGLNLQSADTVVIFDSDWNPHQDLQAQDRAHRIGQTNEVRVLRLCTVNSVEEKILAAAKYKLNVDQKVIQAGMFDQKSSGCERRAFLQAILEHEEQDEEEDEVPDDETVNQMIARSEEEFEQFMRMDLDRRREEARNPKRKPRLMEEDDMPSWILKDDAEVERLTCEEEEEKMFGRGSRQRKEVDYSDSLTEKQWLKAIEEGNLEDIEEEVRHKKTTRKRKRDRDHDSGPATPSSSSGRGRDKDEEVKKAKKRGRPPAEKLSPNPMSLTKKMKKIVDAVIKYKDGNGRQLSEVFIQLPSRKELPEYYELIRKPVDFRKIKERIRSHKYRSLNDLEKDVMLLCQNAQTFNLEGSLIYEDSIVLQSVFTSVRQKIEKEDESEGEESEEEEDDIDEGSESESRSVKVKIKLSRKEKGDRGGKGQRRRGRGSRAKPVVSDDDSEEEQEEERSASGSEED, from the exons ATGTCCACTCCTGACCCCCCGATGGGAGGGACACCTCGGCCTGGACCCTCCCCAGGCCCAGGGCCATCTCCAGGAGGCATGATGGGCCCGAGTCCCGGTCCCTCTCCGGGCTCTGCCCACAGCATGATGGGACCTAGCCCAGGACCTCCTGGATCTGGACACCCTCACCCTCCACAGGGACCCTCAGGATATCCTCAGGACAACATGCACCAGATGCACAAA CCCATGGAAGCCATGCATGAGAAGGGAATGCCCGACGACCCCCGCTACGCCCAGATGAAGGGCATGAGCATGAGACCAGGGGGACACAGCGGGATGGGACCCCCTCCGAGCCCAATGGACCAACATTCCCAAG GTTACCCCTCTCCATTGGGAGGCTCAGAGCACGCACCTAGCCCTGTCCCAGCCAACGGGCCTCCCTCTGGTCCCATGATGCCCGTAGGTCCCCCCGGCCCCGGGGCTGGCCCTATGGAGGGCAGCGGGGACCCTAACCAGGGAATGGGTCAATCTAACCGAGGGCCTCCCCAGGGTCCAGGTGGACCCGGTGGCGCAGTATGTGTACCCGGCGCTGCTGGTGGACCCGCTCCTTTCAATCAGAACCAGTTGCACCAACTCAGGGCTCAGATTATGGCCTACAAGATGCTGGCGCGCAGTCAGCCCCTACCGGAGCACCTGCAGATGGCCGTGCAGGGGAAGAGGCCCATGCCAGGGATGCAGCAACCGCCGCTGCCCAACATGCCACCTGCTACGGGGCCTGGAGGTGGACCTGTAGCCGGTCCGGGACCAGCTCAGGCCAACTACAACAGACCACACG GCATGGTAGGTCCTAACATGGTGCCTCCTGGACCTGCAGGAGTTCCCCCAGGTATGCAAGGCCCGCCTACCAACGGACCCCCTAAATCCTGGCCTGAAG GACCAATGGTGAATGCTGCTGCCCCCTCCAACCCTCCTCAGAAGCTGATCCCGCCTCAGCCCACCGGCAGACCCTCTCCCGCTCCTCCATCCGTTCCCCCCGCCGCCTCCCCAGTAATGCCCCCTCAGATGCAGTCACCGGGACAGCCGGCCCAGCCCCCTCCCATGATGCTTCACCAGAAGCAGAACCGCATAACCCCCATCCAAAAGCCCCGCGGGCTGGACCCGGTGGAGATCCTCCAGGAGAGAGAGTACAG GTTACAGGCTCGTATTGCTCACCGTATCCAGGAGCTGGAGAACCTGCCAGGCTCTCTAGCCGGTGACTTGCGCACTAAAGCCACCATCGAGCTCAAGGCCCTACGGCTGCTTAACTTCCAGAGACAG CTGCGTCAGGAGGTGGTGGTCTGCATGCGTCGTGACACTGCTTTGGAGACGGCCCTGAACGCTAAGGCCTACAAGCGCAGCAAACGACAGTCTCTACGTGAAGCCCGCATCACAGAGAAGCTTGAAAAGCAGCAGAAGATTGAACAGGAACGTAAACGTCGCCAGAAACACCAG GAATACCTCAACAGCATCCTGCAGCACGCCAAGGATTTCAAGGAGTACCACCGCTCCATCACAGCGAAGCTCCAGAAGGCCACCAAAGCTGTCGCCACCTATCACGCCAACACCGAGCGCGAGCAGAAGAAAGAGAACGAGCGCATTGAAAAGGAGAGAATGCGGAGGCTGATG GCTGAAGATGAAGAAGGCTACCGTAAACTCATCGACCAAAAGAAAGACAAGCGTCTGGCGTACCTGCTACAGCAGACGGACGAGTACGTGGCCAACCTCACTGAGCTGGTGCGCGCCCACAAAGCCGTGCAAGCTctcaaagagaagaaaaagaagaagaaaaagaag aaGCCAGAGAACATGGAGGGCGGCGCTCCTACCCTGGGACCTGATGGAGAG CCTTTAGATGAGACCAGTCAAATGAGTGACCTGCCGGTGAAGGTCATCCACATGGACAGCGGAAAGATCCTGACTGGGATGGAGGCTCCGAAGGCTGGCCAGCTGGAGACCTGGCTTGAAATGAACCCAGG ATACGAAATAGCGCCGCGTTCGGACAGTGAAGAAAGCGGttcagaagaggaggaggaggaagag gatgaagaggaagaacgACCTCATTCTTCTGCAActccagcagcagaggagaagaagaagattccCGACCCCGACATTGAAGAAGTAAATGAAGTGGATGTCCTGCACATCATCGA ACACGCCAAGCAGGATGTAGATGATGAGTACGGTAATGCAAGTTTCAACCGAGGCCTGCAGTCGTACTACGCTGTGGCTCACGCTGTCACTGAGAGGGTGGACAAACAGTCCACACTGCTGATCAATGGGCAGCTCAAGCAATACCAG GTCAAAGGTTTGGAGTGGCTGGTGTCGCTTTACAACAACAACTTGAATGGCATCCTGGCTGATGAGATGGGTCTAGGGAAAACGATCCAGACCATCGCCCTCATCACTTACCTCATGGAGATGAAGCGCCTCAACGGGCCCTTCCTCATCATCGTACCTCTCTC aACTCTATCAAACTGGGTCTACGAGTTTGATAAGTGGGCCCCATCTGTTGTGAAAGTCTCCTACAAG GGGTCTCCAGCTGCTCGTCGTGCGTTCGTTCCCATCTTGCGCAGTGGGAAATTCAACGTGCTGCTCACCACATACGAGTACATTATCAAAGATAAGCAAGTGCTAGCAAAG CTTCGTTGGAAGTACATGATTGTGGACGAGGGCCATCGTATGAAGAACCACCACTGTAAACTGACCCAGGTCTTGAACACTCACTACTTGGCCCCGCGCCGCGTGCTGCTCACAGGCACTCCGCTGCAAAACAAACTACCTGAACTCTGGGCCCTGCTCAACTTCCTCCTGCCCACCATTTTCAAAAGCTGCACCACGTTCGAACAGTGGTTCAACGCCCCCTTCGCCATGACTGGAGAGAAG GTCGACCTGAATGAAGAAGAGACCATCCTGATCATTCGACGTTTACACAAGGTGCTCAGGCCGTTCCTGCTGCGCCGACTCAAGAAAGAAGTGGAGGCCCAGCTGCCCGAGAAG GTGGAGTATGTGATAAAGTGCGACATGTCGGCTCTACAGAGGGTTTTGTACAGACACATGCAGGCCAAGGGAGTGTTGCTCACAGACGGGTCAGAAAAAGACAAGAAG GGTAAAGGTGGCACGAAGACCTTGATGAACACTATCATGCAACTGAGAAAGATTTGCAACCACCCCTACATGTTCCAGCACATCGAG GAGTCTTTCTCTGAGCATCTGGGCTATTCAGGTGGAATCGTGAGCGG CCCCGACCTGTACCGCTCCTCTGGGAAGTTCGAGCTGCTGGATCGCATCCTGCCCAAACTGAGGGCCACCAACCACAAAGTGCTGCTCTTCTGTCAAATGACCACACTCATGACCATCATGGAGGACTACTTTGCCTACCGTAACTTCAAGTACCTGCGTCTGGATG GAACCACCAAGGCGGAGGACCGTGGCATGCTGCTGAAGACATTCAATGAACCGGGCTCTGACTACTTTGTGTTCCTGCTCAGCACCAGGGCAGGTGGTCTGGGCCTCAACCTGCAGTCTGCTGACACTGTCGTCATCTTCGACAGCGACTGGAACCCGCATCAG GACTTGCAGGCCCAGGACCGAGCCCATCGTATCGGTCAGACGAACGAGGTGCGCGTGCTCCGCCTCTGCACCGTCAACAGCGTGGAGGAGAAGATCCTGGCAGCTGCTAAGTACAAACTGAACGTGGACCAGAAGGTCATCCAGGCGGGCATGTTCGACCAGAAGTCCTCGGGCTGTGAACGCCGGGCCTTCTTACAGGCCATCCTGGAGCACGAGGAACAGGACGAG gaggaggacgaggtgCCCGATGATGAGACCGTCAATCAGATGATAGCCAGGAGTGAAGAGGAGTTTGAACAGTTCATG CGCATGGATCTAGACAGACGCCGCGAGGAGGCCCGCAACCCGAAGAGGAAACCCCGTCTGATGGAGGAGGACGACATGCCCAGCTGGATTCTGAAAGATGACGCCGAGGTCGAGAGGCTAACatgcgaggaggaggaggagaagatgttCGGCAGAGGATCCCGCCAACGCAAGGAGGTGGACTACAGCGACTCGCTCACAGAAAAACAGTGGCTCAAG GCCATAGAGGAGGGAAACCTAGAGGACATCGAAGAGGAAGTGCGTCATAAAAAGACGACCAGGAAGCGCAAGAGAGACCGCGACCACGACAGCGGCCCGGCAACGCCCAGCTCCAGCAGCGGCCGAGGGCGGGACAAGGACGAGGAGGTGAAGAAAGCAAAGAAACGTGGTCGCCCGCCTGCTGAGAAGCTCTCTCCCAACCCCATGTCCCTCActaagaagatgaagaagatcgTTGACGCTGTCATCAAATATAAGGACGG CAACGGGCGACAGCTGAGCGAAGTCTTCATCCAGCTGCCTTCTCGCAAGGAGCTGCCCGAGTACTACGAGCTCATCCGCAAACCAGTGGACTTCAGAAAGATCAAG
- the smarca4a gene encoding transcription activator BRG1 isoform X2, translating to MSTPDPPMGGTPRPGPSPGPGPSPGGMMGPSPGPSPGSAHSMMGPSPGPPGSGHPHPPQGPSGYPQDNMHQMHKPMEAMHEKGMPDDPRYAQMKGMSMRPGGHSGMGPPPSPMDQHSQGYPSPLGGSEHAPSPVPANGPPSGPMMPVGPPGPGAGPMEGSGDPNQGMGQSNRGPPQGPGGPGGAVCVPGAAGGPAPFNQNQLHQLRAQIMAYKMLARSQPLPEHLQMAVQGKRPMPGMQQPPLPNMPPATGPGGGPVAGPGPAQANYNRPHGMVGPNMVPPGPAGVPPGMQGPPTNGPPKSWPEGPMVNAAAPSNPPQKLIPPQPTGRPSPAPPSVPPAASPVMPPQMQSPGQPAQPPPMMLHQKQNRITPIQKPRGLDPVEILQEREYRLQARIAHRIQELENLPGSLAGDLRTKATIELKALRLLNFQRQLRQEVVVCMRRDTALETALNAKAYKRSKRQSLREARITEKLEKQQKIEQERKRRQKHQEYLNSILQHAKDFKEYHRSITAKLQKATKAVATYHANTEREQKKENERIEKERMRRLMAEDEEGYRKLIDQKKDKRLAYLLQQTDEYVANLTELVRAHKAVQALKEKKKKKKKKKPENMEGGAPTLGPDGEPLDETSQMSDLPVKVIHMDSGKILTGMEAPKAGQLETWLEMNPGYEIAPRSDSEESGSEEEEEEEDEEEERPHSSATPAAEEKKKIPDPDIEEVNEVDVLHIIEHAKQDVDDEYGNASFNRGLQSYYAVAHAVTERVDKQSTLLINGQLKQYQVKGLEWLVSLYNNNLNGILADEMGLGKTIQTIALITYLMEMKRLNGPFLIIVPLSTLSNWVYEFDKWAPSVVKVSYKGSPAARRAFVPILRSGKFNVLLTTYEYIIKDKQVLAKLRWKYMIVDEGHRMKNHHCKLTQVLNTHYLAPRRVLLTGTPLQNKLPELWALLNFLLPTIFKSCTTFEQWFNAPFAMTGEKVDLNEEETILIIRRLHKVLRPFLLRRLKKEVEAQLPEKVEYVIKCDMSALQRVLYRHMQAKGVLLTDGSEKDKKGKGGTKTLMNTIMQLRKICNHPYMFQHIEESFSEHLGYSGGIVSGPDLYRSSGKFELLDRILPKLRATNHKVLLFCQMTTLMTIMEDYFAYRNFKYLRLDGTTKAEDRGMLLKTFNEPGSDYFVFLLSTRAGGLGLNLQSADTVVIFDSDWNPHQDLQAQDRAHRIGQTNEVRVLRLCTVNSVEEKILAAAKYKLNVDQKVIQAGMFDQKSSGCERRAFLQAILEHEEQDEVGARGGCRPRGTWEEDEVPDDETVNQMIARSEEEFEQFMRMDLDRRREEARNPKRKPRLMEEDDMPSWILKDDAEVERLTCEEEEEKMFGRGSRQRKEVDYSDSLTEKQWLKAIEEGNLEDIEEEVRHKKTTRKRKRDRDHDSGPATPSSSSGRGRDKDEEVKKAKKRGRPPAEKLSPNPMSLTKKMKKIVDAVIKYKDGNGRQLSEVFIQLPSRKELPEYYELIRKPVDFRKIKERIRSHKYRSLNDLEKDVMLLCQNAQTFNLEGSLIYEDSIVLQSVFTSVRQKIEKEDESEGEESEEEEDDIDEGSESESRSVKVKIKLSRKEKGDRGGKGQRRRGRGSRAKPVVSDDDSEEEQEEERSASGSEED from the exons ATGTCCACTCCTGACCCCCCGATGGGAGGGACACCTCGGCCTGGACCCTCCCCAGGCCCAGGGCCATCTCCAGGAGGCATGATGGGCCCGAGTCCCGGTCCCTCTCCGGGCTCTGCCCACAGCATGATGGGACCTAGCCCAGGACCTCCTGGATCTGGACACCCTCACCCTCCACAGGGACCCTCAGGATATCCTCAGGACAACATGCACCAGATGCACAAA CCCATGGAAGCCATGCATGAGAAGGGAATGCCCGACGACCCCCGCTACGCCCAGATGAAGGGCATGAGCATGAGACCAGGGGGACACAGCGGGATGGGACCCCCTCCGAGCCCAATGGACCAACATTCCCAAG GTTACCCCTCTCCATTGGGAGGCTCAGAGCACGCACCTAGCCCTGTCCCAGCCAACGGGCCTCCCTCTGGTCCCATGATGCCCGTAGGTCCCCCCGGCCCCGGGGCTGGCCCTATGGAGGGCAGCGGGGACCCTAACCAGGGAATGGGTCAATCTAACCGAGGGCCTCCCCAGGGTCCAGGTGGACCCGGTGGCGCAGTATGTGTACCCGGCGCTGCTGGTGGACCCGCTCCTTTCAATCAGAACCAGTTGCACCAACTCAGGGCTCAGATTATGGCCTACAAGATGCTGGCGCGCAGTCAGCCCCTACCGGAGCACCTGCAGATGGCCGTGCAGGGGAAGAGGCCCATGCCAGGGATGCAGCAACCGCCGCTGCCCAACATGCCACCTGCTACGGGGCCTGGAGGTGGACCTGTAGCCGGTCCGGGACCAGCTCAGGCCAACTACAACAGACCACACG GCATGGTAGGTCCTAACATGGTGCCTCCTGGACCTGCAGGAGTTCCCCCAGGTATGCAAGGCCCGCCTACCAACGGACCCCCTAAATCCTGGCCTGAAG GACCAATGGTGAATGCTGCTGCCCCCTCCAACCCTCCTCAGAAGCTGATCCCGCCTCAGCCCACCGGCAGACCCTCTCCCGCTCCTCCATCCGTTCCCCCCGCCGCCTCCCCAGTAATGCCCCCTCAGATGCAGTCACCGGGACAGCCGGCCCAGCCCCCTCCCATGATGCTTCACCAGAAGCAGAACCGCATAACCCCCATCCAAAAGCCCCGCGGGCTGGACCCGGTGGAGATCCTCCAGGAGAGAGAGTACAG GTTACAGGCTCGTATTGCTCACCGTATCCAGGAGCTGGAGAACCTGCCAGGCTCTCTAGCCGGTGACTTGCGCACTAAAGCCACCATCGAGCTCAAGGCCCTACGGCTGCTTAACTTCCAGAGACAG CTGCGTCAGGAGGTGGTGGTCTGCATGCGTCGTGACACTGCTTTGGAGACGGCCCTGAACGCTAAGGCCTACAAGCGCAGCAAACGACAGTCTCTACGTGAAGCCCGCATCACAGAGAAGCTTGAAAAGCAGCAGAAGATTGAACAGGAACGTAAACGTCGCCAGAAACACCAG GAATACCTCAACAGCATCCTGCAGCACGCCAAGGATTTCAAGGAGTACCACCGCTCCATCACAGCGAAGCTCCAGAAGGCCACCAAAGCTGTCGCCACCTATCACGCCAACACCGAGCGCGAGCAGAAGAAAGAGAACGAGCGCATTGAAAAGGAGAGAATGCGGAGGCTGATG GCTGAAGATGAAGAAGGCTACCGTAAACTCATCGACCAAAAGAAAGACAAGCGTCTGGCGTACCTGCTACAGCAGACGGACGAGTACGTGGCCAACCTCACTGAGCTGGTGCGCGCCCACAAAGCCGTGCAAGCTctcaaagagaagaaaaagaagaagaaaaagaag aaGCCAGAGAACATGGAGGGCGGCGCTCCTACCCTGGGACCTGATGGAGAG CCTTTAGATGAGACCAGTCAAATGAGTGACCTGCCGGTGAAGGTCATCCACATGGACAGCGGAAAGATCCTGACTGGGATGGAGGCTCCGAAGGCTGGCCAGCTGGAGACCTGGCTTGAAATGAACCCAGG ATACGAAATAGCGCCGCGTTCGGACAGTGAAGAAAGCGGttcagaagaggaggaggaggaagag gatgaagaggaagaacgACCTCATTCTTCTGCAActccagcagcagaggagaagaagaagattccCGACCCCGACATTGAAGAAGTAAATGAAGTGGATGTCCTGCACATCATCGA ACACGCCAAGCAGGATGTAGATGATGAGTACGGTAATGCAAGTTTCAACCGAGGCCTGCAGTCGTACTACGCTGTGGCTCACGCTGTCACTGAGAGGGTGGACAAACAGTCCACACTGCTGATCAATGGGCAGCTCAAGCAATACCAG GTCAAAGGTTTGGAGTGGCTGGTGTCGCTTTACAACAACAACTTGAATGGCATCCTGGCTGATGAGATGGGTCTAGGGAAAACGATCCAGACCATCGCCCTCATCACTTACCTCATGGAGATGAAGCGCCTCAACGGGCCCTTCCTCATCATCGTACCTCTCTC aACTCTATCAAACTGGGTCTACGAGTTTGATAAGTGGGCCCCATCTGTTGTGAAAGTCTCCTACAAG GGGTCTCCAGCTGCTCGTCGTGCGTTCGTTCCCATCTTGCGCAGTGGGAAATTCAACGTGCTGCTCACCACATACGAGTACATTATCAAAGATAAGCAAGTGCTAGCAAAG CTTCGTTGGAAGTACATGATTGTGGACGAGGGCCATCGTATGAAGAACCACCACTGTAAACTGACCCAGGTCTTGAACACTCACTACTTGGCCCCGCGCCGCGTGCTGCTCACAGGCACTCCGCTGCAAAACAAACTACCTGAACTCTGGGCCCTGCTCAACTTCCTCCTGCCCACCATTTTCAAAAGCTGCACCACGTTCGAACAGTGGTTCAACGCCCCCTTCGCCATGACTGGAGAGAAG GTCGACCTGAATGAAGAAGAGACCATCCTGATCATTCGACGTTTACACAAGGTGCTCAGGCCGTTCCTGCTGCGCCGACTCAAGAAAGAAGTGGAGGCCCAGCTGCCCGAGAAG GTGGAGTATGTGATAAAGTGCGACATGTCGGCTCTACAGAGGGTTTTGTACAGACACATGCAGGCCAAGGGAGTGTTGCTCACAGACGGGTCAGAAAAAGACAAGAAG GGTAAAGGTGGCACGAAGACCTTGATGAACACTATCATGCAACTGAGAAAGATTTGCAACCACCCCTACATGTTCCAGCACATCGAG GAGTCTTTCTCTGAGCATCTGGGCTATTCAGGTGGAATCGTGAGCGG CCCCGACCTGTACCGCTCCTCTGGGAAGTTCGAGCTGCTGGATCGCATCCTGCCCAAACTGAGGGCCACCAACCACAAAGTGCTGCTCTTCTGTCAAATGACCACACTCATGACCATCATGGAGGACTACTTTGCCTACCGTAACTTCAAGTACCTGCGTCTGGATG GAACCACCAAGGCGGAGGACCGTGGCATGCTGCTGAAGACATTCAATGAACCGGGCTCTGACTACTTTGTGTTCCTGCTCAGCACCAGGGCAGGTGGTCTGGGCCTCAACCTGCAGTCTGCTGACACTGTCGTCATCTTCGACAGCGACTGGAACCCGCATCAG GACTTGCAGGCCCAGGACCGAGCCCATCGTATCGGTCAGACGAACGAGGTGCGCGTGCTCCGCCTCTGCACCGTCAACAGCGTGGAGGAGAAGATCCTGGCAGCTGCTAAGTACAAACTGAACGTGGACCAGAAGGTCATCCAGGCGGGCATGTTCGACCAGAAGTCCTCGGGCTGTGAACGCCGGGCCTTCTTACAGGCCATCCTGGAGCACGAGGAACAGGACGAGGTCGGGGCCCGAGGAGGCTGCCGTCCTCGGGGGACGTGG gaggaggacgaggtgCCCGATGATGAGACCGTCAATCAGATGATAGCCAGGAGTGAAGAGGAGTTTGAACAGTTCATG CGCATGGATCTAGACAGACGCCGCGAGGAGGCCCGCAACCCGAAGAGGAAACCCCGTCTGATGGAGGAGGACGACATGCCCAGCTGGATTCTGAAAGATGACGCCGAGGTCGAGAGGCTAACatgcgaggaggaggaggagaagatgttCGGCAGAGGATCCCGCCAACGCAAGGAGGTGGACTACAGCGACTCGCTCACAGAAAAACAGTGGCTCAAG GCCATAGAGGAGGGAAACCTAGAGGACATCGAAGAGGAAGTGCGTCATAAAAAGACGACCAGGAAGCGCAAGAGAGACCGCGACCACGACAGCGGCCCGGCAACGCCCAGCTCCAGCAGCGGCCGAGGGCGGGACAAGGACGAGGAGGTGAAGAAAGCAAAGAAACGTGGTCGCCCGCCTGCTGAGAAGCTCTCTCCCAACCCCATGTCCCTCActaagaagatgaagaagatcgTTGACGCTGTCATCAAATATAAGGACGG CAACGGGCGACAGCTGAGCGAAGTCTTCATCCAGCTGCCTTCTCGCAAGGAGCTGCCCGAGTACTACGAGCTCATCCGCAAACCAGTGGACTTCAGAAAGATCAAG